CAGTCGAGGGCATGGGGCGCGTCGCCATGCGCCGCGATGAACAGTCCCAGATCACCCCACGCGGCGGCCACGCGCGGTTGGTTCCGCACGGTCGCGCGCGCCGCGTCAAGCGCCCGGGCCACGGCCGGATCGACGGGGGGCGGAGACAACTCCGGCACCGACGGGCCGACGAGCGACGGGAGCGCCGCGACAAGCGCCGCAGCCCCCGCGCACAGCGCCGCGACCGACAGCGACACCGCCCGACGCGCCGACACGCTCCTCGACAATGCCCCTCGGGCAGGCTGCCGATCACGTCCGGGAAGGCTCGGCCGGGAACGGCGCGGCGGCAGGCGGCGCTTGCTCATCGCGCCTCCCCGGTGCCCTGGACAAGCTCCAGCCGGCGGTCGCGCGGGCCACCGGCAAATGCCTCCGTCCGCCCGTCGGGCCAGCGGATCTCGATCGCGTCCACCCGCTCGGCGGCGCCGAGGCCGAAGTGGCACCAGGGATCGTGGCTCGACAGGTAGCTCGACCCCGGCTGGACGAGCCGGCGCTGGCGCCGGCCGCCGGCCATGACCGTCACGACAGCTCCCACGGCATCGCGGCCACCGGCGCGGAGCAGCGCCCGGACCGATAGCCACCCTCCCCGGCGTGGGGCGACGTTCTCGAGCAGCAGCGGCGCCTGCGCCGTGCGGCCGACGACGAGGTCGACGTCGCCGTCGCCGTCGATGTCGCCGGCACACAGCGGCCGGGCGACGTTGGCGACGGCGCACAGATCGGGGGCGAGCAGCGGCATGGCCATGAACCTACCGCTGCCGTCGTTGACGAGGAGATCGTTGGGTTGGGCATACGGGCGCCAGAACGGCGGCAGCCCCGGAGCCATGGCGGAGGGCCCGGCGAGGACGCGGCCGTTTGCCAGCGCCAGGTCGAGGTCGCCATCGAGATCGAAGTCGGCCAGCACCGTGCCGAACCCGGTGCCGCGCCGCAGCGCCGCCAGGCCGGCGGCGGCGGTGGCGTCGATGAACGAGCCGGCCGGGCCCTGGCGCCACAGCGTATGGGTCTCGAGGTCGAGATGGGTCACGAACAGGTCGTCGAGGCCGTCGCCGTCGACGTCGCCCCAGGCGATCCCCATGTTGGCGGCGGCGCGGCCGAGGGCGTCGACGGCCACGCCGCGGAGGACCGCCTCGTCGGCGAACGTGCCGTCGTGGCGGTTGATCCACAGCCGGTTGGGCTGCTGGTCGTTGGCCACGAAGACGTCGTCCCAGCCGTCGCCGTCGAAATCGGCGCAGAGGACGCCGAGGCCCGCCCCGGGCAGCGCCCCGATGCCGCTGGAGGCGCTC
This genomic stretch from Planctomycetota bacterium harbors:
- a CDS encoding CRTAC1 family protein, with product MARADRDRPREPWLVSQLGPRLRRIKSPRPAMPTRVMAVVGVAVALLVAGCARTPEPVWFRDVAVTRGLDAVNDPGPAGSHFMPQSMGNGAALLDYDGDGRLDILLLNGCGPQGRSPHRLFHQEPDGRFTLVATGSGLDFTSFGSGVAVGDVDDDGDPDLCITEYGGIRLLMNDAGRGFRDVTTDAGLASRAWGTSASFFDYDRDGRLDLVVACYVAYDPARTCHAPDGRRDFCGPKDFAGQPVMLWRNVSASGAVRFEDVSASSGIGALPGAGLGVLCADFDGDGWDDVFVANDQQPNRLWINRHDGTFADEAVLRGVAVDALGRAAANMGIAWGDVDGDGLDDLFVTHLDLETHTLWRQGPAGSFIDATAAAGLAALRRGTGFGTVLADFDLDGDLDLALANGRVLAGPSAMAPGLPPFWRPYAQPNDLLVNDGSGRFMAMPLLAPDLCAVANVARPLCAGDIDGDGDVDLVVGRTAQAPLLLENVAPRRGGWLSVRALLRAGGRDAVGAVVTVMAGGRRQRRLVQPGSSYLSSHDPWCHFGLGAAERVDAIEIRWPDGRTEAFAGGPRDRRLELVQGTGEAR